In Macadamia integrifolia cultivar HAES 741 chromosome 5, SCU_Mint_v3, whole genome shotgun sequence, a single window of DNA contains:
- the LOC122078533 gene encoding serine acetyltransferase 5-like isoform X2, which translates to MPTASMPAGELNNHSPAVPVISPAQPSPPPLFTDPSEDESWVWNQIKAEARRDAESEPALASYLYSTIISHSSLGRSLSFHLGNKLSSSTLLSTLLYDLFLNSFNSDPVLRAATVADLRAARVRDPACVSFSHCLLNYKGFLACQAQRIAHKLWNQSRRPLALALHSRIADVFAIDIHPAAKIGKGVLLDHATGVVIGETAVVGNNVSILHHVTLGGTGKAGGDRHPKIGDGVLIGAGATILGNVKIGEGAKIGAGAVVLIDVPPRTTAVGNPARLVGGKEKPTKLEDIPGESMDHTSFISE; encoded by the exons ATGCCGACGGCGTCGATGCCTGCGGGAGAATTAAACAACCACTCGCCGGCGGTGCCGGTGATATCTCCCGCCCAACCATCACCTCCGCCTTTGTTTACCGACCCAAGTGAAGACGAATCCTGGGTTTGGAACCAGATCAAAGCAGAAGCTCGCAGGGACGCTGAGTCGGAACCCGCACTTGCCAGCTACCTCTACTCCACCATCATCTCTCACTCTTCCCTTGGACGCTCTCTCTCCTTCCACCTGGGTAACAAGCTCTCCTCTTCTACCCTTCTGTCTACCCTTCTCTACGACCTCTTCCTCAACTCCTTCAACTCTGATCCGGTCCTCCGTGCCGCAACCGTTGCCGACCTCCGCGCCGCTCGTGTCCGCGACCCTGCCTGTGTCTCCTTCTCTCACTGCCTCCTCAACTACAAGGGCTTCCTAGCCTGCCAGGCGCAGCGCATCGCTCACAAGCTCTGGAACCAGTCCCGCCGTCCCCTCGCACTCGCACTCCATTCTCGAATCGCTGATGTCTTCGCCATCGACATTCATCCGGCAGCTAAGATTGGGAAGGGGGTTCTGCTCGATCACGCCACTGGGGTTGTCATCGGAGAGACCGCGGTGGTTGGGAATAATGTGTCCATCTTGCATCATGTGACGCTGGGTGGGACTGGAAAGGCCGGAGGGGATCGACACCCCAAGATCGGTGATGGGGTTCTGATTGGAGCTGGAGCGACGATTTTGGGGAATGTGAAGATCGGAGAAGGAGCGAAGATTGGGGCAGGAGCGGTTGTTCTGATCGATGTTCCACCGAGGACTACGGCCGTGGGGAATCCGGCCAGACTTGTGGGAGGGAAAGAGAAGCCTACGAAGCTGGAAGACATTCCTGGGGAGTCCATGGATCATACTTCCTTCATCTCTGAATG A
- the LOC122078533 gene encoding serine acetyltransferase 5-like isoform X1 — MPTASMPAGELNNHSPAVPVISPAQPSPPPLFTDPSEDESWVWNQIKAEARRDAESEPALASYLYSTIISHSSLGRSLSFHLGNKLSSSTLLSTLLYDLFLNSFNSDPVLRAATVADLRAARVRDPACVSFSHCLLNYKGFLACQAQRIAHKLWNQSRRPLALALHSRIADVFAIDIHPAAKIGKGVLLDHATGVVIGETAVVGNNVSILHHVTLGGTGKAGGDRHPKIGDGVLIGAGATILGNVKIGEGAKIGAGAVVLIDVPPRTTAVGNPARLVGGKEKPTKLEDIPGESMDHTSFISEWSDYII, encoded by the coding sequence ATGCCGACGGCGTCGATGCCTGCGGGAGAATTAAACAACCACTCGCCGGCGGTGCCGGTGATATCTCCCGCCCAACCATCACCTCCGCCTTTGTTTACCGACCCAAGTGAAGACGAATCCTGGGTTTGGAACCAGATCAAAGCAGAAGCTCGCAGGGACGCTGAGTCGGAACCCGCACTTGCCAGCTACCTCTACTCCACCATCATCTCTCACTCTTCCCTTGGACGCTCTCTCTCCTTCCACCTGGGTAACAAGCTCTCCTCTTCTACCCTTCTGTCTACCCTTCTCTACGACCTCTTCCTCAACTCCTTCAACTCTGATCCGGTCCTCCGTGCCGCAACCGTTGCCGACCTCCGCGCCGCTCGTGTCCGCGACCCTGCCTGTGTCTCCTTCTCTCACTGCCTCCTCAACTACAAGGGCTTCCTAGCCTGCCAGGCGCAGCGCATCGCTCACAAGCTCTGGAACCAGTCCCGCCGTCCCCTCGCACTCGCACTCCATTCTCGAATCGCTGATGTCTTCGCCATCGACATTCATCCGGCAGCTAAGATTGGGAAGGGGGTTCTGCTCGATCACGCCACTGGGGTTGTCATCGGAGAGACCGCGGTGGTTGGGAATAATGTGTCCATCTTGCATCATGTGACGCTGGGTGGGACTGGAAAGGCCGGAGGGGATCGACACCCCAAGATCGGTGATGGGGTTCTGATTGGAGCTGGAGCGACGATTTTGGGGAATGTGAAGATCGGAGAAGGAGCGAAGATTGGGGCAGGAGCGGTTGTTCTGATCGATGTTCCACCGAGGACTACGGCCGTGGGGAATCCGGCCAGACTTGTGGGAGGGAAAGAGAAGCCTACGAAGCTGGAAGACATTCCTGGGGAGTCCATGGATCATACTTCCTTCATCTCTGAATGGTCTGATTACATAATCTAA